ATATTCAAAGAAACGTTACAATTGCCAGCACTTTTTATGGGGAAAGCATTAAGAGCGGGAGAGAAGCCTACACCAGCTCCAGGGAGGTGTGAGAGTTTGCACAATGTCGCGCATATGTGGGCTGGACCTCCTGATAAACCTCACTGGAATATGGGAAATTTCCACACTGCTGCTCGTGACACTTTGTTCTTTGCTCACCATGGTAACGTCGATCGGATGTGGGATATCTACAGTAAGTTCCGTGGACAGAAAGTTGAATTCAGAGATCCTGACTGGCTTGACTCATCTTTCATCTTCTACGATGAGAATGAACAACTCGTCAAGTGCAAGGTGTGAATCTCTATCTTATCTTGCTTGAAAGGTCAGAATAAAGATTTTATCTCAAAATTGCCCCGGTGATATATCTTTGCTTATGTGTTTTCTCCCAAATATGCTTTAAATGGGCTATTTAGGTCATACGCGCATATTCGTTTCCGTCACATTCTAGCGGTGGCCCGTGAAAAATCTTGCTATTATCTCTTAATTGTcacagtttttagagtttttaaatcTTCCATCGCTCATATACTTTAGTTTACGTTTATATGTGCAGGTGAGGAATTGTCTGACTCCAGAAAGCCTACGTTACAGTTACAATCCTGAACCACTTGCATGGACAACCATTCGAAGAAAGTACAAGAAACTGAGGAACGAAGCAAAGAAGAGGAGCGAAGGTGATTCATTGAAACTAGCCCCAGTTTCCGGGTTTGGATCCCAACCACGGCCATTAACAGGACCAATACGGGTATTAGTACAAAGGCCAAAGACTTCAAGGAGTAAAGATGAGAAAGCAGATGCAGTAGAAATTTTAGTAATAGATGGAATCAACGTTACAAGTGGATCAACAGCAAGGTTTGATGTCTATGTAACTAAATCCCTCGAAGGGTTAGCTGGGCCAGACAACGGAGAATTAGCCGGTAGTTTTGTGCAAATTCCGAAATCATCAGCAGGTAAAGGCTCGAGTTTGGAACTGGGTATTAGTACTCTACTGGAAGAAATTGAAGCCGACGGTGAAAAGGAATTGGTTGTGAGTTTGATTCCTCGAAATGGTGATGTTACTGTCAGTGGAGTTCGCATCGAATTATTCaaggttgatgatgatgaaatatgaatGATTCAATGAAGAAGATAATTCATTGGCTTTGGCCTTAgtaatattttaatagtttttgagTTATGCCCTGAATAAGCATGCTGCAGTTGTGGAGGACCATCATGCTGCAGTTGCAATGGACCATCTTCAATTGGCTGTTTGTGCCTTAGATTTCTCAATCAATGGATAGACCTGTACTGGTGCTAGTCAATTGTTTTAGCTACAATTGTGTGGTTCTTTTGTCTCAGTCTTTGTATTATTTATGGCTTATGGCACCTTATGATAATGAATTTGATCCTTTTGTTAATAATTCCAAGAAGGTGCACAAATCACATGGTAATGGTACATGTCTGATTGCTGAGGATGACCTACCAATTTATGTGAAAAACATGCTCAAGCCAGTACCATTTGATAGCAGCTCCACATAGAAATCAAGGATAGTTCTATCTAGATGGGATTAACCTGGCCACTGATATTGCTCAAACGTTGCAATCCTTCCGGACACACGGACAATCCTTTGACTGGTGGGTTCAGAGCAGGGGCAGGCTAGGAGTAATGTTATGGGAAGGCAGAAAATGATGTGGTTGGGCAACTGATTAAGGGATACAACGCAAGAAAAAGTAATGAATTCAACAAAATTAGGCTCCGGAGTCGGCTCGCATGATGGGCAATTGGCAACTCGTTTTCCTTTAAAGTAGAAACGGTTAAATGTCCtgacatttttaggggcgacacaAAATGACAAGATAGGTCATAATCAGGAGGTTAATCTACTATCGGTAGGTAACTTAAAATCGCATTTTTTTAAATGGCCAAATTACCCTTTACAATCGGAAGTTTTATTATGATCGGTAGTCGAGACAGtttatataactaccgaatatagagtaattccaaaatgagattttgcaaaaatctttttttttttttaaattctggttgagcctataatcgaaAGTAAAGTTAtcatgacttccgattatacagtagTTCTATTTGCCGAAATCTtatcataatcggtagtcaagatagttcataaAACTACCGAATATAAAGTagtcccaaaatgagattttgcaaaaatcctctttttttgaattttggtagagCCTATAATcagtagtaaatgaagttataatgacttccgattatacaataTTTCTCTTTGCCGAAATCTtatcataatcggtagtcaagataattcatataactaccgaatatagagttgccccaaaatgtgattttgcgaaaattctcaattttttgaattttggttgagcctataatcagcagtaaatgaagttatcctgacttccgattatacagtagaTCTCTTTACCgaaatcctaccataatcggtagtcaagatagttcatataactaccgaatatagagtagccccaaaatgagattttgcaaaaatcctgttttttttttgaattttggtcaAGCCGATAATCAGTAGGAAATGAAGAGTTAtcatgacttccgattatacagtgacTCTTTGCCGAAAtcttaccataatcggtagtcaataaagttatcttgactaccgaatatagagtagccccaaaatgtgattttgcaaaaattcctcttctttttgaattttggtcGAGCCGATAATCGGTAGGAAAGGAAGAGTTAtcatgacttccgattatacagtgacTCTTTGCCGAAAtcttaccataatcggtagtcaataAAGTTATAttgactaccgaatatagagtagccccaaaatgagattttgcaaataCTCACTAACTTTTTTGATTATCCTATAATCCGTAGTAAATAAATTTATCTTGACTCCCGATTCAATTATTCTCGAGAATTAAATGATTGTGCCGGCAGTAGActgaaaaccataaaccataaaacaattccccccccccccacccccccaccccccacccccccccagACCCCCTGTATAAcgtaccggcattgtattcataacACGTCCATGCCGCCACCGAGCTTTTTCAACTGCATTGGtcgagcctataatcggtagtaaatgaaagTATCCTAGCATAATCagtagtcaagatagttcatataactaccgaatataaagtttccccaaaatgagattttgcaaaaatcctctATTTTTCTAATTTGGTTAAgcttataatcggtagtcaaaatagttcatataactaccgaatatattaTTGcccaaaaaatgaaattttgcaAAAATCTTGCCGATTATGAATTAGCCTACCGATTATGAAGGGACATAAAagtattttcaatttattttgtcttttgtgtcgcccctaattTTGTTtgagtcgcccctaaaaatgccaggttaaATATGTTAAAATTTAGAGTAAGCTTACATGGGGGAAATCTGAGAAAAAAGAATttggaaagaaaaacaaaacaatctACGTTTCACAAAAAATTCACAAATTGCTATTCCAGAAGGGCCAacacaagagaaagagaaaaaaaaaaaaaaaaaaacaagcccAAATGCTCCAAACTAAATACTGGATTACAAGCCCGATAAGCAAAAGCCAATATATATCGTAtggccaagcactatggtagtCTGTTTCGCTTGGCTATAACTTAAGTATAACGAAATCAAATTACTAAGGCACAAACTTATCTTTAATGTGGCGATTTTGTTTTTTTCGCTAAAGAGAAGAAC
This is a stretch of genomic DNA from Papaver somniferum cultivar HN1 chromosome 1, ASM357369v1, whole genome shotgun sequence. It encodes these proteins:
- the LOC113318085 gene encoding polyphenol oxidase, chloroplastic-like, with translation MSLSHLYTTPISSSITSNNPLRCSTKTTSSPSVHLSNRTRYISCEQNKQTSKEGNANHNVIDRRNVLLGLGGLYGATGSAIGAPFTPPDLGQCHKATDDDVTPNKVDCCPPKYGNAKMVDFTPPSVNDPLRVRKAAHKYNPDDIAKFEAAIAKMKALPADHPWNYNQQATIHCTYCNGAFNQLNSDALLQIHESWFFLPWHRYYLYFWEKILGKLIGDDTFAIPFWNWDTPKGMYMPPMYLNEKSPLWDDTRDKRHYTSVFDYKYTYKNSNPTDIDAVVTTNLAELDSIFKETLQLPALFMGKALRAGEKPTPAPGRCESLHNVAHMWAGPPDKPHWNMGNFHTAARDTLFFAHHGNVDRMWDIYSKFRGQKVEFRDPDWLDSSFIFYDENEQLVKCKVRNCLTPESLRYSYNPEPLAWTTIRRKYKKLRNEAKKRSEGDSLKLAPVSGFGSQPRPLTGPIRVLVQRPKTSRSKDEKADAVEILVIDGINVTSGSTARFDVYVTKSLEGLAGPDNGELAGSFVQIPKSSAGKGSSLELGISTLLEEIEADGEKELVVSLIPRNGDVTVSGVRIELFKVDDDEI